The Paenibacillus dendritiformis region AGCACCATCCCCATCCATCCCCATTTCCGCACGATGTATTCCCCTTTCTCCAGCATGTCTAACCGTCTATCACCCACTATATCACAAACGGCATAAGCAAAAAAAGAAGACCCCTCAGGGTCTTCGGTATGTTAGGATCGCTTGCCGAGCGATTTCATGTACTCGTTAATCTTCAAGTCCAGCATGCTGCTGATTTCAATCATACTTTCAGCCGTGAAAGACTGCTCTTCTTGAAACATCTGCTCCATTTGCTTCCGCAAAATCCTTATCTCCTGTTCCAGAGCAAGCATCTTGGACGAAACGTTTCTTGTTTTGCCCGACCATTTGGGATGAGATCCATCTTCTCTCAGTAAACTACGTGAATACGTCGTCAAGGTGTAGTTCGAACAAAACAAGCCCTTTCCTCCTTTCGCAGCTGGATCCTCGAAGCGCCATCATCGCCCATCTGTTCCATTTGATGGGACAATAAAGCGAGACATGTTATATTATACCAGATGAAGGAAAAGAAAACTAGTTCATTTTAGTTCAATTTGAATTTTTTTCACATTTCCTGCTTAATCTTGTCGAGGAAACGCCCCATTCGATCGAGCGCTTCATTCAACTGCGATACCGATGTCGCATAAGAGCAGCGGATGAAGCCCTCGCCGCCCAAGCCGAACACGTCTCCAGGAACCGCCGCCACCTTCGCCTCGAACAGGAGCCGGTGCGCGAATTCCTCGGAAGTAAGCCCTGTTGATTGAATGGAAGGAAAGGCATAGAAGGCGCCCTGCGGCTCGTGGCAGTCAAGCCCGATGTCGCGCAGCCCCTTGACGATAAGGCGCCGCCGCTGGTTATACGACTCGACCATATGCTCCTTCTCTTCATGCCCGTGCTTCAAGGCCTCCAGCGCAGCGATCTGGCCCATAATCGGGGCGCACATGACCGTATACTGATGGATTTTGAGCATGGCCGAAATAATGTCCTTGTGACCGCAGGCATAGCCCATGCGCCAGCCGGTCATCGCGAACGCCTTCGAGAAGCCGCTTACCAGAATCGTGCGCTCCTTCATCCCCGGAATGGACGAGAAGCTGACATGCTTCTGATCATAGGTCAGTTCGGCGTAGATCTCATCGGAAATGACAATGAGATCGTTCTCCTCCACGATCTTCGCGATCGGCAGCCAATCCTCATAGGTCATGATGCCGCCTGTCGGATTACTCGGATAACAGAGAATGAGCACCTTCGACTTCGGCGTAATTTTCGCCTGCAGCCCTTCGGCGGTCAGCTTGAAGTCATCCTTCGCGAACGTCTCGATTCCGACCGGTACCCCGCCGCCGATCGACACGATTGGCGAATACGAGATATAGCTTGGCTCGGGTATGAGAATCTCATCACCTGGAGCGACCAGCGTCCGCAGCGCCAGATCGATCGCTTCCGAGCCGCCAACCGTTACAATTATTTCATCGGCAGGATCATACGCAACTTTGAATGATTCATCCAAATATTTTGCAATTTCCTCTCGCAGCTCCGGCATCCCCGCGTTGGACGTATATTTGGTGCGTCCCCGCTCCAAAGAATAGACACAAGCTTCGCGCACATGCCAAGGCGTGCAGAAATCCGGTTCCCCTACCCCGAGGGTGATAATGTCCTTGCTGGATACCGCCATGTCGAAGAAACGGCGGATGCCGGAAGGCGGAATATCCCGGACCAGCGGATTAATGTATTGATGCATGGAACGGTTCGTCCCCTGTTTCTCCTCTTCCTTAATCATGCTCTGTCACCTCTCACGGGGTTACGACGAGACGTTGATCGTCCTCGCGCTCTTCATAGATGATGCCGTCTTGCTTATATTTTTTGAGAATGAAATGCGTCTTGGTCGACAACACCGATTCGATCGGCGACAGCTTATCCGAGACGAACGACGCCACCTCGCGCAAGCTTTTGCCTTGAACCTCGACCTGCAGATCATAAGAACCCGACATCAGGTAAACCGCCTTGACCTGCGGGAACAGATAGATTCGTTCGGCGATCCCTTCAAATCCGCGGCCGCGCTCCGGCGTAATCTGGACTTCAATCAGAGCCGTGACCATCTCATCATCGACCTTGCTCCAGTTCACCACCGTCGAATACTTGACAATAACATGCTTTCGTTCCATGTCAGCGATCGCCGATTGAACCTCTTCCAACTGAACCCCCAGCATCGTGGCGATTAGGTCCGGGGAACGGCGGGCGTCCTCTTTCAATAGTTTCAATATTTGAATATCCAGTGAGCTTAAGTCTGTCATTCCCATTGCCTCCCTCGACGTGCCTTGCAAATCAGCCGATATATTGTTGATATTTCAATATGATACACCTTTTTGCGGATCCACACCAGCACAAACATATGTCAGGCGCGGTTGCGAAAACAAACAACAGCCGCCCTTCCATAGAATCGGAAAAGCGGCTGCATAGCGGCGTGCTAGGATAGGTAATCGGAGTAGCGGCTGGTTCCGGACGACTGCGGCTGGTACGAGCCATGCTGTTGCTGCGGCTGGTATGGGGCTTGCTGCTGTTGCTGCGGCTGATATCCGCCCTGCCCGTAGTAGCCGGCGCCGTAGCCCTGCTGTGCTTGCAGCTTCTGCTGGACGAACTGGTTCGCCTTCTGGATCGTCTGCTCATGGTCGCGCAGCCGCTTGTTGACTTCATCCCGGAGCGCCGGGGAAGCGACGGAATACATATTTTGCTGCTGCATCAGGTTGAACAGCTGGCCTTGCATCTGCAGGGTGCTATTGGTCAGATCGGTGAACATCTGGCGAACGGTAGGGCAAGCCGCTTCCGTTACGCCGGTCGCATATTCTCTTGAGGTGCGCTTCAAGTCATTGAGAATCGTATGTAACAAATCTTTCTCGGGCATGAACCCGCTCATCGAAGTGCCGTTCATGTTCGTAACCTCCTATCGATCGTTTTTTATTGGGACTGGGTCTGCTGTTGGGCATGGGTCGGCGCGATCTGAGCATGCTGCTGCAGCGATTGCACCAGCAGGTTCATATGCTGCTGATGAGCCGACACCATCTGCACCAGCGTCTGCTGGATCGCGGCATTGGTCGTGCTTGCCGCTGTTGCCGCGCATTGCTTCATCAGCAAATCTTCATTGGAAATGGAATCTACGATATATTCCAGTTCTTTCGCAGATAACGGCTTCATCGAAAGATGGCTTTGTTGTCCGTATGGCATAGTTGGTTCCTGCTCCTTTCAACATTGAAAGTGTTGGTAATCATTTGTATTATGACTCTCTTCTGAGAAAAATATGTAAATGAATTCGTAGAAATGGAGAGGGATATCCGCGACGCTGGATCGGAGAAGACTTCGGCGGCAACGAACCGTATAACCGTATGATCGCTGCCGCTCTGATAGCCTGTCCTATCAAGACCAGGAGGGCCGAATTGCTCCGTGTGATCGAAGGCGCTGGAATCGGGTATTCTAGCCTCTCATCCCAGGGAATGTGCCTCGAAGCGCTAGCGGACGGCTTCTTCGGCCCAGGGAGGCGCTACTGCTTCGCCGCCTGCTTGACGAGCCGCTGCATGAACAGGGCGCCGAGGATCGGCACGCTTCCTGTAACCGCAAGGAAGCCGACAATAGCCCACTGCTCGGTCCGCCAGCTGACAAGCGCGATAAAAGCCGCGATCCCCAATATCCTTCCGGCCAGCAAACCGAATTCGCGGACGACGGTCAGTTCCACCCGCTGCTTGACCGAGTCGTCATTCCGGCCCAAAATATCGAAGGTGGAAGAGGTCATCGGCACGATGAACAGCGGCGAAAACAAGGAAGTGATGACCCCGAACAGGATAAGCATCGCATAATTTACCTGAATAAATAAAGGGACAATCCCCACCGCCATCGCCACGCTTCCCGCGATCATCCCTGCGGCGCGATAGGATGCGCGGTACAGCCGGCCCGCAAGATAGAAGCTGACAAGCGCGACAGCCGAAGTGATGAGCGTGTAATTCCCCAGCTTCAGCTCGTTGGTTGTTGTGATGTAGACGACGAGCCCGACCAGGAAGTAGAATACGCCTTCTCGCACCCCCTGGGCGCCCAGCGCGGGCAAGGCAGCGCGCCATGGGCTATGCTGCGGCTTCCAGGCCGTAAACGGCAGCGACCAGCGGTAGGCTCCTTGCGGCGGCCGTTTGTGCAGCCAAAAGCTGAATACACCGGCTCCGACAAACACGACGAGTGAACTCGTAAAAATTAGCGTATACCCCCGATCTCCCCCCAGCTTGGAGATCAGGAAGCCGGATACCCAGGGGGCAATCATGGCGCAGCAGGATCCGACGAACCCCGCCCAGCCATTGTACAAATCGCGGTTGTCCGCGTCCGTAATCTCAAAATAAATGACATTGTAGGCCAGCCAGAACGCTCCGCTGGCGGACCCCAGTATAAACCCGAGCGGAAGCATGTAATGCACCGCGCCTTTGCCAAGCCATAGGACCGCCGCGTAGAACAGGGCCGACAAGGCAATCCCCATGCGAAGGCAGTTCATTTTATTGCCTTCCTTCACCCATTTCCCGGCAAAATAGAACACGATGCCGATGGCCACTTGCTGCATCAAGGCAAACCAGCCAATAAAGGCGAATTCCGATTTCATCTTCCATAAAAAAACATTGACGAACGTCCCAGACAGGGCGTTCGCCAACGAAAATAGACCGAATACGACCAAGAGCAACAAAGACTGGCCGTCAAGACGCGCTTTCACGAAGGTGAACCCTCCCCGCTTTCAGAGCTGGTAGCCATATGGTTACAGCTTTTAACTTGCCCCAAAGCAGGCGTCTTATTTATTAAGCTTTCGCATTTCTCACATTTTCCATCATGGCTTCGCGATAAGGAGCCGCCAAAATTTTCGATACCTGGAAGCAGGATGTGCACACATAGACGTTCAACTCGAACGGCGGCTGAAGCAATGGCGCAGCCAGCGCTTCCGGCCGGGCAGGCTTGAAGCTCGATCCGGATACCGTCTCCGTGCCGGCAAGCAGCATATATTCACGGCATTGCGGACATTCCGGAACTTCCTCCTGGCTGTGCAGGACCTGGTCCACGCCCTCCTGATAACGAAGCGTATCCGTATCGCTGTACAGCACGCCGCCATCATCCCAACCGAAGTTGGACCAGCCCTTCTCTTCCGGCTTTCCGGCTTCTTCCCGTTCCCTGGACGCAGTCCCTTCGTCTTCTTCCATTTCCAGCTCGACATTGAGCGTGCGGTAATTGTTCAGCTCATTATGGCAATGCGGACATTCTTCCTCCGGGCCCAATTCCTCGTCCCACACAATTTCCGTATCGCACCAAGGACATATTGTTTTGCCGGTCTCGCTCATCGGCTTCCACTCCTTTTGTATGTTACGTGAGAGATTACCCTATATTTCTCCAATAAATAATCCCGATAATAAAAAAAATCGCAGCCAGCGCAAACAGCGCGCCCCATAAATACTTCATTCCGT contains the following coding sequences:
- a CDS encoding spore coat protein, which translates into the protein MNGTSMSGFMPEKDLLHTILNDLKRTSREYATGVTEAACPTVRQMFTDLTNSTLQMQGQLFNLMQQQNMYSVASPALRDEVNKRLRDHEQTIQKANQFVQQKLQAQQGYGAGYYGQGGYQPQQQQQAPYQPQQQHGSYQPQSSGTSRYSDYLS
- a CDS encoding MFS transporter, which encodes MKARLDGQSLLLLVVFGLFSLANALSGTFVNVFLWKMKSEFAFIGWFALMQQVAIGIVFYFAGKWVKEGNKMNCLRMGIALSALFYAAVLWLGKGAVHYMLPLGFILGSASGAFWLAYNVIYFEITDADNRDLYNGWAGFVGSCCAMIAPWVSGFLISKLGGDRGYTLIFTSSLVVFVGAGVFSFWLHKRPPQGAYRWSLPFTAWKPQHSPWRAALPALGAQGVREGVFYFLVGLVVYITTTNELKLGNYTLITSAVALVSFYLAGRLYRASYRAAGMIAGSVAMAVGIVPLFIQVNYAMLILFGVITSLFSPLFIVPMTSSTFDILGRNDDSVKQRVELTVVREFGLLAGRILGIAAFIALVSWRTEQWAIVGFLAVTGSVPILGALFMQRLVKQAAKQ
- a CDS encoding aminotransferase class I/II-fold pyridoxal phosphate-dependent enzyme, which encodes MIKEEEKQGTNRSMHQYINPLVRDIPPSGIRRFFDMAVSSKDIITLGVGEPDFCTPWHVREACVYSLERGRTKYTSNAGMPELREEIAKYLDESFKVAYDPADEIIVTVGGSEAIDLALRTLVAPGDEILIPEPSYISYSPIVSIGGGVPVGIETFAKDDFKLTAEGLQAKITPKSKVLILCYPSNPTGGIMTYEDWLPIAKIVEENDLIVISDEIYAELTYDQKHVSFSSIPGMKERTILVSGFSKAFAMTGWRMGYACGHKDIISAMLKIHQYTVMCAPIMGQIAALEALKHGHEEKEHMVESYNQRRRLIVKGLRDIGLDCHEPQGAFYAFPSIQSTGLTSEEFAHRLLFEAKVAAVPGDVFGLGGEGFIRCSYATSVSQLNEALDRMGRFLDKIKQEM
- a CDS encoding Lrp/AsnC family transcriptional regulator; amino-acid sequence: MTDLSSLDIQILKLLKEDARRSPDLIATMLGVQLEEVQSAIADMERKHVIVKYSTVVNWSKVDDEMVTALIEVQITPERGRGFEGIAERIYLFPQVKAVYLMSGSYDLQVEVQGKSLREVASFVSDKLSPIESVLSTKTHFILKKYKQDGIIYEEREDDQRLVVTP
- a CDS encoding aspartyl-phosphate phosphatase Spo0E family protein, whose translation is MLALEQEIRILRKQMEQMFQEEQSFTAESMIEISSMLDLKINEYMKSLGKRS